From a region of the Zingiber officinale cultivar Zhangliang chromosome 4B, Zo_v1.1, whole genome shotgun sequence genome:
- the LOC121974628 gene encoding serine/threonine-protein kinase D6PKL1-like, with the protein MPTSDDCSEPPPLSPSAAAAEPLSRSIFPLSSPAVSAPRRASLSSLIADSPPQDDSVVRERNLALPSSPGHASRIAAPPDVFFEPMLSLSDAKDDCLSFVTARVSHGTACSVGARSTVSDFQDEDSRRNPDSSGDDDADDECSSSSSWCSGWSSTAGGWWAKKPHQANDGRWDAIRAVSIRDGRLGLGHFRLLERLGSGDIGCVYLAELRGKGSPLFAVKVMDKAALVSRKKLSRAQTEREILQCLDHPFLPTLYAHFETENFSCLVMEFYSGGDLRYLQQRRPGKCFTETAARFYVAEVLLALEYLHMLGIIYRDLKPENVLVRDDGHIVLSDFDLSLRCAVFPTLVKSTKSSGRHSQPSCIEPSCMKHSCLQPTCFSPHLPGVRRSKASKACTTDVGKPHQTLPVLIAEPSSAHSMSFVGTHEYLAPEIIKGEGHGSAVDWWSFGILLYELLFGKTPFKGSGNRATLFNVVGEPLEFPEFPTISFAARDLIKGLLVKEPQQRLAYRHGTAELKQHPFFQSINWALIRCESPPDVPKMNKFKVGTSGDFTVTVNGNMVGVNVKPSGKYLDMDFF; encoded by the exons ATGCCGACCTCCGACGACTGCTCCGAACCCCCGCCTCTCAGCCCTTCCGCCGCCGCCGCAGAGCCTCTCAGCCGCAGCATCTTTCCCCTGTCTAGCCCAGCGGTCTCCGCCCCCCGCCGCGCCTCCCTTTCTTCCTTGATCGCGGACTCACCTCCCCAGGACGATTCAGTCGTCCGCGAGCGAAATCTTGCTCTCCCCTCCTCTCCTGGCCATGCCAGCCGGATTGCGGCGCCCCCCGACGTTTTCTTCGAGCCGATGCTAAGCCTCTCCGACGCCAAAGACGACTGCTTGAGCTTCGTCACCGCTAGGGTCAGCCATGGTACCGCTTGCAGCGTCGGCGCCCGCTCTACGGTCAGCGATTTTCAAGACGAGGACAGCCGGCGGAACCCTGACTCGAGCGGCGACGACGATGCGGACGATgaatgcagcagcagcagcagttgGTGCAGTGGCTGGAGCAGCACTGCCGGCGGCTGGTGGGCGAAAAAGCCGCACCAGGCGAATGATGGGCGGTGGGACGCCATCCGCGCTGTTAGCATACGTGACGGACGTCTTGGATTAGGGCACTTCAGGCTCTTGGAAAGGCTTGGGAGCGGGGACATCGGTTGTGTATACCTCGCCGAGTTGAGGGGAAAAGGAAGCCCCCTGTTCGCTGTGAAGGTGATGGACAAGGCGGCGCTTGTGAGCCGCAAGAAGCTGAGCAGGGCGCAGACGGAGAGGGAGATTCTGCAATGTCTTGACCACCCGTTCTTGCCGACCCTCTATGCACACTTTGAGACTGAGAATTTTTCTTGCTTGGTGATGGAGTTCTACTCCGGCGGCGATCTCCGCTACCTCCAGCAAAGGCGACCTGGAAAATGCTTCACTGAGACTGCTGCAAG GTTTTATGTTGCTGAAGTTCTTCTTGCTTTGGAGTACCTTCACATGCTTGGGATAATTTATAGAGATCTCAAGCCAGAGAATGTATTGGTAAGAGATGATGGACACATAGTGCTATCTGATTTTGATCTCTCTTTAAGGTGTGCGGTTTTTCCCACTCTGGTGAAATCCACGAAGAGTAGTGGAAGACACAGTCAACCTTCTTGTATTGAACCCAGTTGCATGAAGCACTCATGTCTGCAGCCTACTTGCTTCTCACCACATCTGCCGGGTGTCAGGAGATCCAAGGCAAGCAAAGCATGCACAACTGATGTTGGAAAACCGCATCAAACACTTCCCGTGCTAATCGCGGAGCCCTCAAGTGCCCATTCCATGTCCTTTGTGGGGACTCATGAATATTTAGCACCTGAGATCATCAAAGGTGAAGGGCATGGTAGTGCTGTGGATTGGTGGAGCTTTGGGATACTTCTCTACGAGCTTCTGTTTGGAAAGACACCATTTAAAGGGTCTGGAAACCGTGCTACCTTGTTCAACGTGGTGGGAGAGCCACTAGAGTTCCCTGAGTTTCCTACTATCAGTTTTGCAGCACGAGATCTGATCAAAGGCCTGCTTGTGAAAGAGCCCCAGCAAAGGCTTGCTTATAGGCATGGCACTGCGGAGTTGAAGCAACATCCTTTTTTTCAGAGCATTAATTGGGCACTTATACGGTGTGAAAGCCCACCAGATGTGCCAAAGATGAATAAGTTTAAAGTTGGCACAAGCGGTGATTTTACAGTCACAGTTAATGGGAATATGGTGGGAGTGAATGTGAAACCATCCGGCAAATATCTAGACatggattttttttaa